DNA from Malus sylvestris chromosome 11, drMalSylv7.2, whole genome shotgun sequence:
tcatacctagatcggagtctagggtcctgttttacagtcggccggagcttctacagctccggcgttcttcttcGAGCGGTCAGccaccgatattatcgataaattcgataatatcgcgatattatcgataatccCGAAAACCAGTTggatatagaaaaaaaaatcggtACTCCtcaaaaccgataatatcgacgatatatcgccgatattatcggcatttcggACCATGCCCATGGGTGAGAGTGAAAAGTGGGCTATGAAGCCCACACCCGAAAACCCAACTCGCCTCATGCGCCCACTTTCTTCCAGCCGAATGCCCACCCAAGTGGGTTGGTCCCCTCTGATGTCAGGTTACTGTAGCCCcacgttcaattttttttttatatttatatatttattgaatctaaAGGTTTatatcgaatataatcaaatctaacgataaaaaaaagagctaacggtccaaatttaaatccaacggctaaaataattttaaaaaataagttaacttaaaattcaaccaaaaactctataaatatctATGTATTTGTTTAAACATCCatacaaaactcacttttttcctacaattcttccaatttatcggaatttaaatatttttaggttaaaatatttataaaattaatttaggatagtttacatatttttttaaaaaaagttaatttaaaaaatagccTTAATTCATTATTTGATAATCTAAGGCTAAAATTGTAGGCCAGAAGGGTGAAAGTAGAAATACTGTTTttaggttaaaacctaaattttttgagCTAAACATTTTTAGATTTTATATCATCATTGGATATGGTCTTATTGAGGGCTTTTGTGTAATATCAGTACTCCTAAAAGAAAACCCTCAGAACTCAGTCCATCTCCAGTTCTCCACTCTCTCTGCGCACGCCGTGTGCTCCTTCCCTTCTAGCTCCGGACCTCCGGTTATCTCCCTCATCATCTTCTTACAACTTCTCTTTTGTCCATCCTCAAGATTGCTCCTGgtaatcctctctctctcttaaatatGAGTTTTTTGTTGTTTCTGGGTTCTCTTTTGTGGGTGTTCAAAATTGtgggttttgggttgttttCTGAAATGGGGTTGTGTGAAATTGGACTACTGGGATTTATGGATCTGGGCCGGGAATGTTTGTGAAGTTGAATGGATGCTGATTGACGggtaatttttcaaattttgaaaagagCAAGAATCGATTAATGGGTTCATAGTTTGATTCCTTGAAATTCAGTAGAAAAATTGTTAACTGGTGGAGAATATTATGTAATTTGCAAGTTGGCATTTGGGAGATTTAGGTATTTAAGTGATGTGATTTGGATTTCCACTCATGATCTTCGTTTTCTAGATTTCTGTAGTAGAATGCATCTGTTTCAGAACCTTACTGTTTAATTGGATGCCCTCAATTACTGTATACCATCTATCAGTCAATTAAATCGGGTTCTTTTGTTTCGTATTCGTTATCTGATTATCCAGTTTAACATTATTCCTGGACATAATTTTTTGATCTTCTTTTCGTAGGGTTCTGATTGGTTCGTTGGTTTGGAAGATTGtagtttgatatatatatatatatatatatatatatatatatatatataaaatatgttAGACGGTTAGTTAATGTTTGTAATTTTGGGTAAAAGATGTGTAATTTGTATTGGAAtgcaaaatgtaaaaaataaaaaaaaaaataaaaaaaattgttaacgggtgttaACAGGTGACTTATtaagcttaacgggttgggttcggatgacccgttaacttaacagGTCGGGTTGAACCCAACCCGAACCTAATAAACCCGATTCGTTTACAGGTCTAGTTGAGGACAGTTTACAAAGTGACAGTGTTATGGACCCATAATATTACCAAGGTTTTATGCTTTATTACTATTAGGAATTGTTAATATGCCAGAGGCTatataaaatcaaaatttacacaaaagaaatataaacaaaaaaacaattcaagagcttgctctctctctctctcttcctttccccTCCCTCTTTATCCTTTGTCTTACTTGTAGGTtgattagagcaagtccaccggagtgGACATTACCCAGCACTCAGTCCAAATAGCAGCCCAACACCATGTCCATTTCCTCCAGCCCGCGCAACAGCCTGGCACACAGTCCATGCTGGTCTCTGGGCCAGCTCAAAACAGACTGCCCAAGAAGCCGAGCATTTTGCTAGCGCGTGCATGTCACGGGGCCCGCGTGTAGGCGCACTCAGACCGCAACCCGAGTAGGCGACGTGGCCTGCTTTTACCCGTTGGATTTTCAACAGCTATTTTTTGTataccgttggatttccaacggtaaaaaaaatttaaaatttaacttttaaaatggaccgttcaatcacagatcaacggtccacgtttttttcacaaaaaattaaaaacaataaaaaaaaggccCAACAGTAAaaaatatgaccgttggccatGTGGCAACTCcctggctcttggatttgaatatttttcaaatccaatggtccagattaattaactatattaaaatttattaaaaattataaaaacaaatacagaaaaattattaaaaaatacagaaaatttttaaaaatgttaatttttttttatataaatacctaacactcatcttccacctttacaccacatttcaatattttctacactttctatactatctacatttcaatattttctacactttaagagaaaaaaatgtcttcgtggaagctcattgaagatgttacgttgtgtgaatgttgggttcacactactcatgacccgattacgggtaatgagatggataagcgagaaatgtggagtaaaattacaaAAGCGTTTTGCGATGTACATGGAAAAGACGCCAGAAttagtcaaggtcttcaaggtcgttaGAAAAAACTAAAcgcatcctttacttgttggaaaaacgccatctctcatgcttccggTAACCTCCGTAGTGGGACAAATTTAGCGTatcaggtgacaatatttttatttatttatacgcattccacccacatcaatattttgatTTAGTTAAAttcgtatgtaatttttatgttatttcttatgtaaATTTTATATGTATTCCACCcccatcaaaattttaatttatttaatttcttatgtaatttttatttaatttcttatgtcatttttatgtaatttatatgcattccacccgtatcaatattttgaatttatttatttgtgttacacccgcattttttaacactatcttatcccacatttttatagacactacaagctcaagcattctacaattcaaagaaccagaacaaatcattcaacagatgggaatgttggcaaattgtcaaagattgccctaaatacaaaattgtggcaaccagtccagaagttgtcatgcacggtATGGATCTACATAGTTCTCCAGAATTAGATATGGCCGAACAAGAAGCCGATACATTTGAAGACACGGAAGGGACGCCTGAACAAGTGTCCGAGACCCAACCGACTCGTCAGTCCCTCAAGCCTCAAGGTAAAAaagcatcaaagaaaaaaggtagttcttccaaaaatgactacactaaatatatggaggaacttactcgccaaggtgaactgaacatggcacgggaaaaggctagagatgaggaaaaagttgcTGCTATGACAGCAATAATAGCAGCTACTAGGGCCCGTGATGTGGCGactgagagacaaagagaaatagttaatcgagagaacgagctggttagagaagcacttcatcgagaaaatgaaatgcttagagaagaaatgatggctcaagcagatcgtgacactatgagcaagtctctaataggactgtctccgaattctaaatatttttggacatcggaAAAAAAAGATGTCatgcgaaggaggcgtgcaagagatgtGGAAACAAGTCAAGGGGGTTCTAGCTACACAAATCATGGCATccaagatcctagcaccacatatcctaactcgagagactttgtataatttttatttaatttcttatgtaatttttatgttttttctatttttttttaactttatttaatttcttatgtaatttttatgttttttctttttttctttcgaactttatttaatttcttatataatttttatgttatttcttatttatttttattttatgcaattttaatgtaattatttatttatttttgtactttatttaaacacatgaaataagattacataaactcaccaaataaacttaaaaacaaaacacactacataaaattacataaacttaaaaaaaatacaatttattcttcaaccacaagcctcattttaattatcttcgccttcatgcaatccccactggtgctcaatcaagtaATTCTGGCGGGTTACGTGCCAATATGGCTCTTGCACATCAGTGTACCGCTGAACGTTCAATTTATTGTAATGTCCATCGCGTTCCAACGGCTCGTATTGCACTGGATCTTCGGTCCGGTCATGAGCACAGTAGATACGTGTTCTTAAGTTGTTCATCGGATTcggctcatattcatcgacggcatcataatcatactcatattcaacaatcatgttgtggagaataatacac
Protein-coding regions in this window:
- the LOC126589934 gene encoding uncharacterized protein LOC126589934; the encoded protein is MHGMDLHSSPELDMAEQEADTFEDTEGTPEQVSETQPTRQSLKPQGKKASKKKGSSSKNDYTKYMEELTRQGELNMAREKARDEEKVAAMTAIIAATRARDVATERQREIVNRENELVREALHRENEMLREEMMAQADRDTMSKSLIGLSPNSKYFWTSEKKDVMRRRRARDVETSQGGSSYTNHGIQDPSTTYPNSRDFV